The DNA region AGCCGTGGATCTGTCTCGGCAGTGTGGCGGCTGTCCACCAGCAGCAGGACGCGATCGGCCTGCTGGATTTCACTCCAGGCGCGCTGGATGCCGATTTGCTCCACTTCATCCGGGCTGTCGCGCAGGCCGGCGGTATCGATGATGTGCAACGGCATACCCTCGATGTGGATATGTTCGCGCAGCACATCGCGGGTGGTGCCTTCAATTGGTGTGACTATGGCGGATTCGCGCCCGCTCAGGGCATTGAGCAAACTGGATTTACCGGCATTGGGCCGGCCGGCAATAACGACGCGCATACCATCGCGCACCAGGGCGCCCTGGCGTGCCTCTTTAAAGACGCTGTCCAGTCGATGGCAGATATCGTCGAGGTCCCGGGCAACCTTGCCGTCACTGAGAAAATCAATTTCTTCTTCCGGGAAGTCGATGCTGGCTTCGACATAGATGCGCAGATGAATCAGGCTCTCGACCAGATCCTGGATGCGTTTGGAAAAAGCCCCTTGCAGTGAGTGCAAGGCGTTGCGCGCCGCCTGTTCAGTGGTGGCATCAATCAGGTCGGCAATGGCCTCGGCCTGGGCCAGGTCGAGTTTATCGTTAAGGAAGGCGCGCTCGGAAAATTCCCCCGGTCGGGCCAGGCGTACACCCAGTTGCAGGATTTCGCGCAGCAGCAGGTCGAGGATTACCGGGCCGCCGTGGCCCTGTAATTCCAGGACATCTTCACCGGTAAAGGAATGGGGGTTGGGAAAGAACAGGGCTATGCCCTGGTCGAGGGTGTCGCCGCTGTGGCTGCGAAAATCGCAAAAGTGGGCATGGCGCGGCTGCAGGGGGATACCCAGCAGGCGTTCGGCGATGAACCTGGCTTTGGGACCGGAGATACGGACAATACCGACACCACCGCGGCCGGTGGCAGTGGCGATGGCGGCGATGGTGTCGGTATTGGGGTTCATCAGGCTTTGCTATCGGCCCGTTCGATTTGGCGGGTAATCACGTACTGTTGGGCGATAGACAACAGGTTGTTGGTGACCCAGTAAAGTACCAGACCGGCCGGGAACCACAGGAACATAAAGGTAAAGACAAATGGCAGCATGTTCATAATGCGCGCCTGCATCGGGTCTGTGGGCTGCGGATTGAGTTTTTGCATGATCCACATAGTGGCACCGTAAATAATCGGCAGCACAAAATAGGGATCCATGCGCGACAGGTCTTCGATCCAGCCAAAGAAGGGCGCATGGCGCAGTTCAACGGATTCCATCAATACCCAGTACAGAGCGATAAACACCGGCATTTGAATCAGCAGTGGCAGGCAACCGCCAAAGGGATTTACCTGCTCGGTTTTATATAACTTCATCATTTCCTGGGAGAATTTCTGGCGATCTTCACCGTAGCGCTCTTTCAGCTCCAGCAACTTGGGCTGCAACTTGCGCATTTTGGCCATGGACCTGTAGCTGGCGGCTGACAGGGGGAAAAACAGCAATTTTACCGACAGGGTCAAGCCGATAATCGCCAGGCCCCAGTTGCCGAGGAAGCCATGGATAAATTTAAGGAAAGCAAACAGGGGTTTGGCGATCCACCACAGCCAACCGTAGTCCACGGTTAAATCCAGGTAAGGGGAGATTTCCTCCAGGCGTTCAGTATCCTTGGGACCTGCATAGAAACTGGCTTTAATCACACCTTTACTACCGGGTTCCACCACCACGGGTTGGGTCGTAAAGCCCAGCAGGTAGAGATCCTGGTCGCCGAGCTTGCGCAGTTTGTAGTTAACCTGGCTGCTGGCGTCGGGAATCCAGGCGCTGATAAAGTAATGTTGCACCATGGCAACCCAACCGCCCTGGCGACTGG from Cellvibrio japonicus Ueda107 includes:
- the yidC gene encoding membrane protein insertase YidC; the encoded protein is MDWQKNLLLAAIAAVILMLFIRWNHFQEQLPQHQAGNTPAGSSIAAIAPDSNGDIPSAVPTASDTPQATADSSKVELIQVKTDNLLVTINPLGGDIASVSLPRHFAKLNTPDEPFVLLDNRNNHTYVSQSGLIGTNGTDTAQGRPLFNSSSTSYELKEGSDGLVVDLTLQQGAVNITKRFSFKRGDYLIGVEYLIDNQAETPWSAQLYGQIKRDSQNFVKVSALEMNPYLGAAITTSEENYKKIHFEDIAKQTFETSRQGGWVAMVQHYFISAWIPDASSQVNYKLRKLGDQDLYLLGFTTQPVVVEPGSKGVIKASFYAGPKDTERLEEISPYLDLTVDYGWLWWIAKPLFAFLKFIHGFLGNWGLAIIGLTLSVKLLFFPLSAASYRSMAKMRKLQPKLLELKERYGEDRQKFSQEMMKLYKTEQVNPFGGCLPLLIQMPVFIALYWVLMESVELRHAPFFGWIEDLSRMDPYFVLPIIYGATMWIMQKLNPQPTDPMQARIMNMLPFVFTFMFLWFPAGLVLYWVTNNLLSIAQQYVITRQIERADSKA
- the mnmE gene encoding tRNA uridine-5-carboxymethylaminomethyl(34) synthesis GTPase MnmE codes for the protein MNPNTDTIAAIATATGRGGVGIVRISGPKARFIAERLLGIPLQPRHAHFCDFRSHSGDTLDQGIALFFPNPHSFTGEDVLELQGHGGPVILDLLLREILQLGVRLARPGEFSERAFLNDKLDLAQAEAIADLIDATTEQAARNALHSLQGAFSKRIQDLVESLIHLRIYVEASIDFPEEEIDFLSDGKVARDLDDICHRLDSVFKEARQGALVRDGMRVVIAGRPNAGKSSLLNALSGRESAIVTPIEGTTRDVLREHIHIEGMPLHIIDTAGLRDSPDEVEQIGIQRAWSEIQQADRVLLLVDSRHTAETDPRLIWPEFVDKLDDPHKITLVRNKIDLSGEQAGLFENTRGQDYLGISAATGSGMDALKDHLKAIVGFNASGEGGFTARRRHLDALERAQHFLNAGQAQLQGFAAGELLAEDLRQAQHALGEITGEFTPDDLLGRIFSSFCIGK